One part of the Xylanimonas allomyrinae genome encodes these proteins:
- the gatB gene encoding Asp-tRNA(Asn)/Glu-tRNA(Gln) amidotransferase subunit GatB encodes MSVNTPALVDYADAVTRYDPVLGIEVHVELGTRTKMFCAAEVAFGGEPNTQTTPVSLGLPGALPVVNGKAVEYAIRIGLALNCQIAQTCRFARKNYFYPDVPKNFQTSQYDEPIAYDGWVDVELDDGTVVRVEIERAHMEEDAGKNTHVGGATGRIQGAEYSLVDYNRAGIPLVEIVTKPIEGVGDRAPEVARAYVQTLRDIFRALDVSEARMERGNVRADVNVSLRPTPQDKLGTRTETKNVNSFRSVERAVRYEISRQAAILDAGDAVVQETRHFHEDTGTTSAGRVKSDAEDYRYFPEPDLVPVAPSREWVEQIRAALPELPATRRRRLQGEWGYADAEMRDVVNAGALDLIEATVAAGATPAAARKWWMGELARRANQTETTLDELAITPAQIAQLQALVDSGRINDKLARQVLEGVLAGEGDPEAVVVARGIEVVSDDGALLEAVDAALAAQPDVVEKVRGGNLGPVGAIIGAVMKATKGQADAKRVRELVLERIGA; translated from the coding sequence GTGTCCGTGAACACGCCCGCACTCGTCGACTACGCCGACGCCGTCACGAGGTACGACCCGGTGCTCGGCATCGAGGTGCACGTCGAGCTCGGCACGCGCACCAAGATGTTCTGCGCGGCCGAGGTCGCCTTCGGCGGCGAGCCGAACACGCAGACCACCCCGGTGAGCCTGGGACTGCCGGGCGCCCTGCCGGTGGTCAACGGCAAGGCCGTCGAGTACGCGATCCGCATCGGGCTGGCCCTCAACTGCCAGATCGCGCAGACCTGCCGGTTCGCGCGGAAGAACTACTTCTACCCGGACGTTCCGAAGAACTTCCAGACGTCGCAGTACGACGAGCCCATCGCGTACGACGGCTGGGTCGACGTCGAGCTCGACGACGGCACCGTGGTCCGCGTCGAGATCGAGCGCGCGCACATGGAGGAGGACGCCGGCAAGAACACGCACGTGGGCGGGGCGACCGGCCGCATCCAGGGCGCGGAGTACTCGCTGGTGGACTACAACCGTGCGGGCATCCCCCTCGTGGAGATCGTCACCAAGCCCATCGAGGGCGTCGGCGACCGCGCGCCCGAGGTCGCCCGCGCCTACGTGCAGACGCTGCGCGACATCTTCCGTGCGCTCGACGTGTCCGAGGCCCGCATGGAGCGCGGCAACGTGCGCGCCGACGTCAACGTCTCGCTGCGCCCGACGCCGCAGGACAAGCTCGGCACGCGCACCGAGACCAAGAACGTCAACTCGTTCCGCTCGGTCGAGCGCGCCGTGCGCTACGAGATCTCGCGCCAGGCCGCGATCCTCGACGCGGGTGACGCCGTCGTGCAGGAGACCCGGCACTTCCACGAGGACACGGGCACGACGTCGGCCGGCCGCGTGAAGTCGGACGCCGAGGACTACCGGTACTTCCCGGAGCCCGACCTGGTGCCCGTGGCACCGAGCCGCGAGTGGGTCGAGCAGATCCGTGCGGCGCTGCCCGAGCTGCCCGCGACGCGCCGTCGCCGGCTGCAGGGCGAGTGGGGCTACGCCGACGCGGAGATGCGCGACGTCGTCAACGCCGGTGCGCTCGACCTCATCGAGGCGACCGTCGCGGCGGGCGCCACGCCCGCGGCCGCGCGCAAGTGGTGGATGGGGGAGCTGGCCCGGCGCGCCAACCAGACCGAGACGACCCTCGACGAGCTGGCCATCACGCCGGCGCAGATCGCCCAGCTCCAGGCGCTCGTGGACTCCGGGCGCATCAACGACAAGCTCGCGCGCCAGGTGCTCGAGGGCGTGCTGGCAGGCGAGGGCGACCCCGAGGCGGTCGTCGTCGCGCGCGGCATCGAGGTGGTGTCGGACGACGGGGCGCTGCTCGAGGCCGTCGACGCGGCCCTGGCCGCGCAGCCCGACGTCGTCGAGAAGGTCCGTGGCGGGAACCTCGGCCCGGTCGGTGCGATCATCGGCGCCGTCATGAAGGCGACCAAGGGCCAGGCCGACGCCAAGCGGGTGCGCGAGCTGGTGCTCGAGCGCATCGGCGCCTGA
- the gatA gene encoding Asp-tRNA(Asn)/Glu-tRNA(Gln) amidotransferase subunit GatA, giving the protein MTDVTRLSAAALADRLAAREISSVEATQAHLDRIDAVDGKVHAFLHVSTEEALATARDVDARRAAGEDLHPLAGVPIAVKDVVVTQGLPTTAGSKILEGWIPPYDATLVERLKAARLPILGKTNMDEFAMGSSTEHSAYGDTHNPWDLDRIPGGSGGGSAAAVAAFEAPLAIGTDTGGSIRQPGAVTGTVGVKPTYGSVSRYGLIAMASSLDQAGPVTRTVLDSALLHELIGGHDPRDSTSIPEPLPSLVDAARQGATGDLSGLRVGVVAELQGEGYQEGVLARFHESLDLLERAGAELVEVSCPHFPYALDAYYLIMPAEASSNLAKFDGMRFGLRVTPSEGPVTAERVMGATRGAGFGDEVKRRVILGTYALSAGYYDAYYGSAQKVRTLIQRDFAGAFAQADVLVSPTAPTTAFKLGEKLDDPLAMYLNDVATIPANLAGVPGISVPNGVSDDGLPVGFQILAPAKADDRLYRVGAALEHLLEAQWGAPLLASAPEL; this is encoded by the coding sequence ATGACGGACGTGACCCGCCTGTCCGCCGCGGCCCTGGCGGACCGCCTCGCCGCGCGCGAGATCAGCAGCGTCGAGGCGACGCAGGCCCACCTGGACCGCATCGACGCCGTCGACGGCAAGGTGCACGCCTTCCTGCACGTGAGCACCGAGGAGGCGCTGGCGACCGCGCGCGACGTCGACGCCCGGCGTGCCGCAGGCGAGGACCTGCACCCGCTGGCCGGCGTGCCCATCGCCGTCAAGGACGTCGTCGTGACGCAGGGCCTGCCGACGACGGCCGGGTCCAAGATCCTCGAAGGCTGGATCCCGCCTTACGACGCCACGCTCGTCGAGCGGCTCAAGGCCGCGCGGCTGCCGATCCTGGGCAAGACGAACATGGACGAGTTCGCCATGGGGTCGAGCACCGAGCACTCGGCGTACGGCGACACGCACAACCCGTGGGACCTCGACCGCATCCCCGGCGGCTCGGGCGGCGGATCGGCCGCGGCCGTCGCGGCCTTCGAGGCGCCGCTCGCGATCGGCACCGACACGGGCGGCTCGATCCGCCAGCCGGGCGCCGTCACGGGCACCGTGGGCGTGAAGCCGACCTACGGGTCGGTGAGCCGCTACGGCCTCATCGCCATGGCCTCCAGCCTCGACCAGGCCGGCCCCGTGACGCGCACCGTGCTCGACTCGGCGCTGCTGCACGAGCTCATCGGCGGGCACGACCCGCGCGACTCGACGTCGATCCCCGAGCCGCTGCCGTCGCTGGTCGACGCGGCCCGCCAGGGCGCGACGGGCGACCTGTCCGGCCTGCGCGTCGGCGTCGTCGCCGAGCTCCAGGGCGAGGGGTACCAGGAGGGCGTCCTGGCGCGGTTCCACGAGTCGCTCGACCTGCTGGAACGGGCGGGCGCCGAGCTCGTCGAGGTGTCCTGCCCGCACTTCCCGTACGCGCTCGACGCGTACTACCTGATCATGCCCGCGGAGGCGTCGAGCAACCTCGCGAAGTTCGACGGCATGCGGTTCGGCCTGCGCGTCACGCCGTCCGAGGGCCCGGTGACCGCCGAGCGCGTGATGGGCGCGACGCGCGGTGCCGGGTTCGGCGACGAGGTCAAGCGCCGCGTCATCCTCGGCACGTACGCGCTGAGCGCCGGCTACTACGACGCCTACTACGGCAGCGCGCAGAAGGTCCGCACGCTCATCCAGCGCGACTTCGCCGGCGCCTTCGCGCAGGCCGACGTGCTCGTGAGCCCCACGGCCCCGACCACGGCGTTCAAGCTGGGCGAGAAGCTCGACGACCCGCTCGCGATGTACCTCAACGACGTCGCGACCATCCCGGCCAACCTCGCCGGCGTGCCGGGCATCTCGGTGCCCAACGGCGTCTCGGACGACGGCCTGCCGGTCGGCTTCCAGATCCTGGCCCCGGCCAAGGCCGACGACCGCCTCTACCGCGTCGGAGCGGCGCTCGAGCACCTGCTCGAGGCCCAGTGGGGTGCCCCCCTGCTGGCGAGCGCCCCCGAGCTGTGA
- the gatC gene encoding Asp-tRNA(Asn)/Glu-tRNA(Gln) amidotransferase subunit GatC: protein MSTISRDEVARVAALARIDLRPEEVDRLAGELDVIVTSIAKVNQVATPDVPATSHPLPMTNVFREDVPVPALPVADVLAGAPDSQDGKFLVPQILGEE from the coding sequence ATGTCCACCATCTCCCGTGACGAGGTCGCGCGCGTGGCTGCCCTGGCCCGCATCGACCTGCGGCCCGAGGAGGTCGACCGGCTCGCCGGCGAGCTCGACGTCATCGTCACGTCGATCGCCAAGGTGAACCAGGTCGCCACTCCCGACGTGCCCGCGACCAGCCACCCCCTGCCGATGACGAACGTGTTCCGTGAGGACGTCCCGGTGCCGGCGCTGCCCGTCGCCGACGTGCTCGCCGGGGCGCCGGACTCGCAGGACGGCAAGTTCCTCGTCCCGCAGATCCTCGGGGAGGAGTGA
- a CDS encoding IclR family transcriptional regulator, with product MTPPAPDTTAGPAHPAPRSGGVQSVDRALELLELLADAGGQATLGELAERTGLPLATIHRLIRTLLNRGYVRQLPSRRYTIGPRLIRLGESAGRQFGSDARPYLARLAAELGESANLAMIDRDMVVYVAQSSSAHSMRMFTEVGRRVHTHCTAVGKMVLSQLPDRTVTEIMARVGMPQVTEKTITTVPALLAELESVRAQGYAVDDGEQEVGVRCFAVSVPGAPVPTALSVSGPDARVNREFGTRAVPALHRVADEIAAVLRAT from the coding sequence GTGACACCGCCCGCCCCCGACACCACCGCCGGCCCGGCCCACCCCGCACCCCGGTCCGGTGGCGTCCAGTCGGTCGACCGCGCCCTCGAGCTGCTCGAGCTGCTCGCCGACGCCGGAGGGCAGGCCACGCTCGGAGAGCTCGCCGAGCGCACCGGGCTGCCGCTCGCGACGATCCACCGCCTCATCCGGACGCTGCTCAACCGCGGGTACGTGCGCCAGCTCCCCTCCCGCCGTTACACGATCGGCCCTCGGCTCATCCGGCTGGGCGAGTCCGCCGGACGGCAGTTCGGCTCCGACGCCCGCCCCTACCTCGCCCGCCTCGCCGCCGAGCTCGGAGAGAGCGCCAATCTCGCGATGATCGACCGGGACATGGTCGTGTACGTCGCACAGTCCTCGTCGGCGCACTCAATGCGCATGTTCACCGAGGTCGGCAGGCGGGTCCACACCCACTGCACCGCCGTCGGCAAGATGGTCCTGTCCCAACTCCCCGACCGCACCGTCACCGAGATCATGGCGCGCGTCGGCATGCCGCAGGTCACCGAGAAGACGATCACGACGGTACCCGCCCTCCTCGCGGAGCTCGAGTCCGTGCGCGCGCAGGGCTACGCGGTGGACGACGGCGAGCAGGAGGTCGGGGTGCGCTGCTTCGCCGTGTCCGTCCCCGGAGCTCCCGTCCCGACGGCGCTGTCGGTCTCCGGGCCGGACGCACGCGTCAACCGCGAGTTCGGCACCCGGGCCGTGCCCGCACTGCACCGCGTCGCCGACGAGATCGCCGCCGTGCTCCGGGCCACCTGA
- the aceB gene encoding malate synthase A, protein MDTVSGIEIAGSLPARAGEVLTRPAQELIVALHRALGTRRLERLAARQERVAALAAGGSLDFLSETQAVRDDPSWRIAAPAPGLVDRRVEITGPTDRKMTINALNSGAKVWLADQEDANTPRWESVIGGQVNLLDAIERRIDFTAENGKPYALRPDAELATIVMRPRGWHMDEKHVLVDGEVVAGALVDFALFVATAGLRQIAKGLGPYLYLPKMEHYLEARMWNDAFVIASERLGFARGTIRATCLIETIPAAFQMEEILYELREHSAGLNAGRWDYLFSVIKNFRTRGREFLLPDRNAISMTVPFMRAYTELLVSTCHRRGAHAIGGMAAFIPSADATVNAEAFEKVRADKAREAGDGFDGSWVAHPGMVETCREAFTAVLGERPNQIDNARADVRVTATELLDVASTPGDVTERGLRTNIDVALQYLRAWLGGQGAVAIHHLMEDAATAEISRSQIWQWLHNDIVLADTGRKVTRELVGQLVEEVVATLPGEPGDYDAAKALFLEVAVSDDYAEFLTTPAYARMP, encoded by the coding sequence ATGGACACCGTGAGCGGAATCGAGATCGCCGGGAGCCTTCCGGCGCGCGCCGGCGAGGTGCTGACGAGGCCCGCGCAGGAACTTATCGTCGCGCTCCACCGTGCGCTGGGTACTCGGCGCCTGGAGCGGCTGGCTGCTCGGCAGGAGCGCGTAGCCGCGCTGGCGGCCGGCGGGAGCCTCGACTTCCTCTCCGAGACGCAGGCTGTGCGCGACGACCCTTCGTGGCGGATCGCCGCCCCGGCGCCCGGCCTGGTCGACAGGCGCGTCGAGATCACCGGTCCCACAGACCGCAAGATGACGATCAACGCGCTGAACTCGGGCGCCAAGGTCTGGCTCGCGGATCAGGAGGACGCCAACACGCCTCGCTGGGAGTCCGTGATCGGTGGGCAGGTCAACCTTCTGGACGCGATCGAGCGCCGGATCGACTTCACGGCGGAGAACGGGAAGCCGTATGCGCTGCGGCCCGACGCCGAGCTGGCGACGATCGTCATGCGCCCGCGCGGCTGGCACATGGACGAGAAGCACGTGCTGGTGGACGGAGAGGTGGTGGCCGGTGCGCTCGTCGACTTCGCGCTCTTCGTCGCGACGGCGGGGCTGCGGCAGATCGCCAAGGGGCTGGGTCCGTACCTCTACCTACCGAAGATGGAGCACTACCTGGAGGCGCGGATGTGGAACGACGCGTTCGTGATCGCCTCCGAACGGCTCGGGTTCGCGCGCGGGACGATCCGGGCGACGTGCCTCATCGAGACGATCCCGGCCGCGTTCCAGATGGAGGAGATCCTCTACGAGCTGCGTGAGCACAGTGCGGGGCTCAACGCGGGCCGGTGGGACTACCTGTTCTCGGTGATCAAGAACTTCCGGACGCGCGGCCGGGAGTTCCTGCTCCCGGACCGCAACGCGATCTCCATGACGGTCCCCTTCATGCGCGCCTACACCGAGCTTCTGGTCTCGACGTGCCACCGGCGCGGGGCGCACGCCATCGGCGGCATGGCCGCGTTCATCCCGAGCGCGGATGCGACCGTCAACGCGGAAGCCTTCGAGAAGGTCCGCGCCGACAAGGCCCGGGAGGCGGGCGACGGTTTCGACGGTTCCTGGGTGGCGCACCCAGGGATGGTGGAGACGTGCCGCGAGGCGTTCACCGCCGTCCTCGGCGAGCGGCCGAACCAGATCGACAACGCGCGCGCGGACGTGCGCGTGACGGCCACCGAGCTGCTCGACGTGGCGTCGACGCCAGGAGACGTCACCGAGCGCGGGCTGCGCACCAACATCGACGTCGCTCTGCAGTACCTGCGCGCGTGGCTGGGTGGTCAGGGCGCGGTCGCGATCCACCACCTCATGGAGGACGCCGCGACGGCCGAGATCTCCCGGTCGCAGATCTGGCAGTGGCTGCACAACGACATCGTGCTCGCCGACACGGGGCGGAAGGTCACGAGGGAGCTGGTCGGGCAGCTCGTCGAGGAGGTCGTGGCGACGCTGCCGGGGGAGCCGGGCGACTACGACGCGGCGAAGGCGCTCTTCCTCGAGGTCGCGGTCTCGGACGACTACGCGGAGTTCCTGACGACGCCGGCATACGCCCGGATGCCCTGA
- a CDS encoding HEAT repeat domain-containing protein, with protein sequence MVRVLADDADEFLRFCGVVGLGRLLAEASCASRSGGAAPEPPRGAAGTEPEGSPHPAAVARELTAMLRGRATDASWRVREAVAMALQRVGDSAPAVLRSLATEWAADPHPLVQRAAVAGICEPRLLGDETTAAAALDACATATDRLARRPTSERRGADVRVLRQGLGYCWSVAVAAAPIPGLPRFLGLTDAYPGDSDVAWIARENAKKKRLSALLVAT encoded by the coding sequence ATGGTGCGCGTGCTCGCGGACGACGCAGACGAGTTCCTGCGGTTCTGCGGCGTCGTGGGGCTCGGCCGACTGCTTGCCGAGGCATCGTGTGCGTCGCGGTCCGGCGGTGCTGCGCCGGAGCCTCCCCGCGGCGCGGCCGGTACGGAGCCGGAAGGCTCGCCGCACCCCGCGGCCGTGGCGCGTGAACTGACCGCGATGCTGCGTGGTCGCGCCACCGACGCCTCCTGGCGCGTGCGCGAGGCGGTGGCCATGGCGCTGCAGCGCGTGGGCGACAGCGCTCCGGCGGTACTGCGGTCCCTGGCGACCGAGTGGGCGGCGGACCCGCACCCGCTCGTTCAGCGCGCGGCGGTCGCCGGCATCTGCGAACCTCGCCTGCTGGGCGACGAGACGACGGCGGCGGCCGCGCTCGACGCCTGCGCGACGGCGACGGATCGGCTGGCTCGCAGGCCGACGTCCGAGCGCCGGGGGGCGGACGTGCGCGTGCTGCGCCAGGGCCTTGGCTACTGCTGGAGCGTCGCCGTCGCGGCCGCGCCGATACCGGGCCTGCCCAGGTTCCTCGGACTGACGGATGCCTACCCGGGTGACAGCGACGTGGCGTGGATCGCTCGGGAGAACGCGAAGAAGAAGAGGCTCAGCGCGCTGCTCGTCGCGACGTGA
- a CDS encoding GNAT family N-acetyltransferase yields MTTPRTVVVRPARAEEAADVAWLAATTFPLACPPGTPVEEMARHVASRLTPGHFRTWAASPDHVLLVAARGDTLLGYALLVLAVPGGDEARVLRDAAASTGPVVELSKIYAHPEALGTGASSALMVGAVEAATRLAATHGLGTPPPLWLGTNAGNARAQAFYRKHGFVVVGTRTFDVGGKRHDDVVMLHRPAGAAQAT; encoded by the coding sequence GTGACCACGCCCCGTACCGTCGTCGTCCGCCCCGCGCGCGCCGAGGAGGCCGCCGACGTCGCCTGGCTCGCCGCCACCACGTTCCCGCTCGCGTGCCCGCCCGGCACGCCGGTCGAGGAGATGGCGCGTCACGTCGCGTCGCGCCTGACGCCTGGGCACTTCCGGACATGGGCCGCGAGCCCCGACCACGTGCTGCTCGTCGCCGCGCGCGGCGACACGCTCCTCGGCTATGCCCTGCTGGTGCTCGCCGTGCCCGGCGGCGACGAGGCCCGCGTGCTGCGCGACGCGGCCGCGAGCACCGGGCCCGTCGTCGAGCTGTCGAAGATCTACGCCCACCCCGAGGCGCTCGGCACCGGCGCGTCCTCCGCTCTCATGGTGGGGGCCGTCGAGGCCGCGACCCGGCTCGCCGCCACGCACGGGCTCGGCACACCACCGCCGCTCTGGCTCGGCACCAACGCCGGGAACGCGCGGGCGCAGGCGTTCTACCGCAAGCACGGGTTCGTCGTCGTCGGGACGCGCACCTTCGACGTCGGCGGGAAGCGGCACGACGACGTCGTCATGCTGCACCGGCCCGCGGGCGCCGCGCAGGCGACGTAG
- a CDS encoding wax ester/triacylglycerol synthase domain-containing protein has product MTERGELAFDVGPDPRTIGVVLRLAGPAPSEDRLAAILAARLPAAPRWASRVRRTPGERPRWDPVAVDVAAHVRTVRSGSATDDDVLAATVHVMREPWALGESPPWRVTRVVTGTGRDAVVLTLHHVLTDGTGVLATASALLGLAPPDPGTAPPAQPDPRVRPGRGAGPRVRPGRGAGPRVRPGRGAGRAPATHRVLGGARTLALGLAELAAGIGPRAPRTVLSAPIGTGFGLAVVDLDLDRVRAAAHRHGATVNDVLLVAGTGALAGLLARRGDPVTRLVCSVPASRARPGDPDRRARTGVLRVAVPTAPGLAAAERLRRTRARTCRRRRFVSGESAPLLAWGFATLGRWGAYGPVLARQRLINTVVSNLRGPAEPIALAGVPVEAVVPVASAAGNVPVYFTALSYAGRLRVTLRADERWAGELPALADDVRAVVAELVDDAPRPRLGS; this is encoded by the coding sequence GTGACCGAGCGCGGCGAGCTCGCGTTCGACGTCGGCCCCGACCCGCGCACGATCGGCGTCGTACTGCGGCTGGCCGGGCCCGCGCCGTCGGAGGACCGGCTCGCCGCGATCCTGGCGGCCCGCCTCCCGGCCGCGCCCCGCTGGGCGAGCCGTGTGCGGCGCACGCCCGGCGAGCGGCCGCGCTGGGACCCGGTCGCTGTCGACGTCGCGGCGCACGTGCGCACGGTGCGGTCCGGCTCGGCCACCGACGACGATGTGCTGGCCGCGACGGTGCATGTCATGCGCGAGCCGTGGGCGCTGGGGGAGTCGCCGCCGTGGCGGGTGACGCGGGTGGTCACGGGCACGGGCCGCGACGCGGTCGTGCTGACGCTGCACCACGTGCTCACCGACGGCACGGGCGTGCTGGCGACGGCGTCGGCGCTGCTCGGGCTCGCACCGCCGGACCCGGGCACCGCTCCGCCGGCGCAACCGGACCCCCGCGTGCGGCCGGGTCGCGGCGCCGGCCCCCGCGTGCGGCCGGGTCGCGGCGCGGGCCCCCGCGTGCGGCCGGGTCGCGGCGCGGGCCGGGCCCCCGCGACGCACCGCGTGCTCGGCGGAGCGCGCACCCTGGCGCTGGGACTCGCCGAGCTGGCCGCGGGCATCGGCCCGCGGGCACCCCGCACGGTGCTCAGCGCCCCGATCGGCACGGGTTTCGGCCTGGCCGTCGTGGACCTCGACCTGGATCGCGTGCGCGCCGCCGCGCACCGTCACGGGGCGACGGTCAACGACGTGCTGCTCGTCGCCGGGACGGGAGCGCTGGCGGGGCTGCTCGCCCGCCGAGGTGATCCGGTCACCCGGCTGGTGTGCAGCGTGCCGGCCTCACGCGCGCGGCCCGGCGACCCCGATCGGCGCGCCCGCACGGGCGTGCTGCGCGTCGCGGTGCCCACCGCGCCCGGGCTGGCGGCCGCCGAGCGCCTGCGCCGCACCCGCGCCCGGACGTGCCGCCGCCGCCGGTTCGTCTCGGGCGAGTCGGCGCCCCTGCTGGCCTGGGGCTTCGCCACGCTCGGACGGTGGGGAGCGTACGGGCCCGTGCTCGCGCGCCAGCGGCTCATCAACACCGTCGTGAGCAACCTGCGCGGACCCGCCGAGCCGATAGCCCTGGCGGGCGTCCCGGTCGAGGCCGTCGTCCCGGTCGCGTCGGCGGCGGGCAACGTGCCCGTGTACTTCACCGCGCTGTCCTACGCGGGCCGCCTGCGCGTGACGCTGCGCGCCGACGAACGCTGGGCCGGCGAGCTGCCGGCGCTCGCGGACGACGTGCGCGCCGTCGTCGCCGAGCTTGTCGACGACGCGCCGCGGCCTCGGCTCGGCTCGTGA